In the genome of Raphanus sativus cultivar WK10039 chromosome 9, ASM80110v3, whole genome shotgun sequence, the window CAACGAGAGCTTGGCTGCTTCATCTATGGCTGCTGCTGTAAATGATTCGGGCTTGGAAGCACTGGAGAAGCTTAAATCAACGGAACCACCAGTTTTTCTAGCGCCAAGCTCGATATCTTCGGTGGCTCGTGTTGCATCTCAGTacctcttcaccaagttgaAGCCTCACAACCCTAAGTCTCCTTTCGATGAGCTCTTGGTTGATGGTTTTGACGCGGAGCAGATTTGGCAGCAGATTGATATGCAGTCTCAACCTTTGTTGTCGAGTTTGCGACACGAAGTCAAGCGATTTGCTAAAAACCCTGGAGAGATTCGCAAGCTCGGAGATTTGGCCCTCGAGGTTTCTCATGAGGGTGATGTTGATGAGATGGATATGGATGGGGTTGACTCGGATAATGAGGGTGGGGATGACGGGGATGAACTAGAAGCTGACCAAAGCCaaggagaagaggaagaggaagaggaggatggagaagatgaagaagctgaagaggaggaggagaatgGTGAAGAGAATGAAGGAATAGAGGACAAGTTCTTCAAGATCAAAGATTTGGAGGATTTTTTAGAGGAGGGTGAAGCTCTAGAGTATGGGACTACTGACTACAAGAACAATAAAGGAGTTTCAAAGAGAAATAACCAAAATtttagtgatgatgatgacgaggacgaggaggaggatgaagaagatgacgaggatgaagaagatgacgaGGTAAACGCATAAACATTGCTCTTGAATATAAAGTGGGATGAATGTTTACAAATTTCTTAGCTTTATCTATCGAATGATATTTGATTTGTTATTCTCCTCTAGTTTGGTGCTTTTGCTGGTGATGACAATGAAGACGCTGACAATTTGGGAAAGGCCAGGTATAATTCctatgctctctctctctctcttgttcagtGAATGAGCTTATTGTAGTGTCCAGATTAGACAATCCTTCTACCTTTGTTTTGTCCTTAAATTTTTATTCCTTATCCATTACAATTAGGTATGAAGATTTCTTCGGTGGTAAAAAGAAGGAGACTAAAAAGACGATGAAACATGTCTTTGAAGATGAGGAAGCTGGAGATGGAAACCAAGTATTACATCGGCTTTACTTTTTCTTAATAAGCATTGTGATATGCTATGACTTCATTTCTCATTTCTGATCTGACTA includes:
- the LOC108823631 gene encoding M phase phosphoprotein 10 isoform X2 is translated as MAAAVNDSGLEALEKLKSTEPPVFLAPSSISSVARVASQYLFTKLKPHNPKSPFDELLVDGFDAEQIWQQIDMQSQPLLSSLRHEVKRFAKNPGEIRKLGDLALEVSHEGDVDEMDMDGVDSDNEGGDDGDELEADQSQGEEEEEEEDGEDEEAEEEEENGEENEGIEDKFFKIKDLEDFLEEGEALEYGTTDYKNNKGVSKRNNQNFSDDDDEDEEEDEEDDEDEEDDEFGAFAGDDNEDADNLGKARYEDFFGGKKKETKKTMKHVFEDEEAGDGNQGNEKLSTHEKELLKLQSKIEQMEKANLDPKHWTMQGEVTATKRPKNSALEVDLDFEHNARPPPVITEEVTASLEDMIKSRIIEGRFDDVQRPPSLPTKSKREAKELDDSKSKKGLAEVYEEEYVQKSNPAFAPATFSDELKKEASMLFKKLCLKLDALSHFHFTPKPVIEEMSIQTNVPAIAMEEVAPVAVSDAAMLAPEEIFAGTGKIKDESELTQEERKRRRAKKKRKFKAESAKQPVKKARDTNTEIQNSGNE
- the LOC108823631 gene encoding M phase phosphoprotein 10 isoform X3; translated protein: MAAAVNDSGLEALEKLKSTEPPVFLAPSSISSVARVASQYLFTKLKPHNPKSPFDELLVDGFDAEQIWQQIDMQSQPLLSSLRHEVKRFAKNPGEIRKLGDLALEVSHEGDVDEMDMDGVDSDNEGGDDGDELEADQSQGEEEEEEEDGEDEEAEEEEENGEENEGIEDKFFKIKDLEDFLEEGEALEYGTTDYKNNKGVSKRNNQNFSDDDDEDEEEDEEDDEFGAFAGDDNEDADNLGKARYEDFFGGKKKETKKTMKHVFEDEEAGDGNQGNEKLSTHEKELLKLQSKIEQMEKANLDPKHWTMQGEVTATKRPKNSALEVDLDFEHNARPPPVITEEVTASLEDMIKSRIIEGRFDDVQRPPSLPTKSKREAKELDDSKSKKGLAEVYEEEYVQKSNPAFAPATFSDELKKEASMLFKKLCLKLDALSHFHFTPKPVIEEMSIQTNVPAIAMEEVAPVAVSDAAMLAPEEIFAGTGKIKDESELTQEERKRRRAKKKRKFKAESAKQPVKKARDTNTEIQNSVAGNE
- the LOC108823631 gene encoding M phase phosphoprotein 10 isoform X1, with protein sequence MAAAVNDSGLEALEKLKSTEPPVFLAPSSISSVARVASQYLFTKLKPHNPKSPFDELLVDGFDAEQIWQQIDMQSQPLLSSLRHEVKRFAKNPGEIRKLGDLALEVSHEGDVDEMDMDGVDSDNEGGDDGDELEADQSQGEEEEEEEDGEDEEAEEEEENGEENEGIEDKFFKIKDLEDFLEEGEALEYGTTDYKNNKGVSKRNNQNFSDDDDEDEEEDEEDDEDEEDDEFGAFAGDDNEDADNLGKARYEDFFGGKKKETKKTMKHVFEDEEAGDGNQGNEKLSTHEKELLKLQSKIEQMEKANLDPKHWTMQGEVTATKRPKNSALEVDLDFEHNARPPPVITEEVTASLEDMIKSRIIEGRFDDVQRPPSLPTKSKREAKELDDSKSKKGLAEVYEEEYVQKSNPAFAPATFSDELKKEASMLFKKLCLKLDALSHFHFTPKPVIEEMSIQTNVPAIAMEEVAPVAVSDAAMLAPEEIFAGTGKIKDESELTQEERKRRRAKKKRKFKAESAKQPVKKARDTNTEIQNSVAGNE